A genomic window from Sulfurospirillum multivorans DSM 12446 includes:
- a CDS encoding ABC transporter ATP-binding protein has protein sequence MSEYLLEISHVSKYFQGLVAINDLSMKVKKGQIYGIIGPNGAGKTTLFNCITGIYRPEIGQILWKGKEIKGISPHKIAELGILRTFQTIRLFAEMSVAENIMSGRHIKSKQRWYNGVIPTPAYYKDEKANWEKVGELMDFFHLSEYATIPAGDLSYGVQRRIEMARALAAEPELLILDEPAAGLNENETLELTQTIRKIQAMGVTIMMIEHDMEMVMSLCEYITVINFGAKISEGMPSFVQDDPVVIEAYIGSDEDDDDE, from the coding sequence ATGAGCGAGTATCTTCTAGAAATTAGCCATGTGAGCAAGTATTTTCAAGGATTGGTCGCCATTAATGATCTTTCGATGAAGGTGAAAAAAGGGCAGATTTACGGCATCATCGGACCTAATGGCGCAGGTAAAACGACGCTGTTTAACTGCATTACGGGCATTTACCGACCTGAAATCGGGCAAATCCTCTGGAAAGGTAAAGAGATCAAAGGCATCAGTCCGCATAAAATTGCGGAGCTGGGCATCTTGCGTACGTTTCAGACGATTCGTCTTTTTGCGGAGATGAGTGTGGCGGAGAACATCATGTCGGGTCGTCATATCAAGTCTAAACAACGCTGGTATAACGGGGTTATTCCCACGCCTGCGTATTACAAAGACGAGAAGGCGAATTGGGAGAAAGTCGGCGAATTGATGGACTTTTTCCATCTTTCAGAGTATGCGACTATTCCCGCAGGCGATCTCTCGTATGGCGTTCAAAGGCGCATTGAGATGGCACGCGCCCTTGCAGCTGAGCCGGAGCTTCTCATTCTCGACGAGCCCGCCGCAGGACTCAATGAAAACGAGACGTTGGAACTCACCCAAACGATTCGCAAAATTCAAGCGATGGGTGTGACGATCATGATGATTGAGCACGACATGGAGATGGTGATGAGTTTGTGCGAATACATCACGGTTATTAACTTTGGCGCGAAGATCAGCGAGGGTATGCCTTCGTTTGTTCAAGACGATCCTGTGGTGATTGAGGCGTATATTGGCAGTGATGAGGACGATGACGATGAGTGA
- a CDS encoding branched-chain amino acid ABC transporter substrate-binding protein: MKRMFPKLTASLAVCSMLASASFAADVIKIGVQAPITGQYANEGQSIDNGVRLIVEQQNAKGGVLGKKIEVVTCDDQGAAQQAAICAKKLVNEGVKAVIGSYTSGATEAAQTTYFRAGVLQTSDGTSDSLIVHKYWTFFRNSFPNSAEAEYTAKYFVDGKQYKKIVVLSDYSSYSTDLADATVKALKAKNANIIYEGKIKSGTQNFTATLTKIKSMNPDVIYFSGYYTDGGLLRAQQMQLGIKADFVGGDSNDNPDYMKLAGDSAKGTLLINVPTPGILPYDIAKTFLVDYKAKFNMAPASIWSLMNVDGLRAILHVMEQSKSDDTKVIAEGLHALKDFPGITGPVTFREDGERIGGGYMTYEVQADKSYKIVYQ; this comes from the coding sequence ATGAAGAGAATGTTTCCAAAATTGACAGCCTCTTTGGCGGTCTGTTCGATGTTAGCCAGTGCAAGTTTTGCAGCAGATGTGATTAAAATTGGTGTGCAAGCGCCTATTACAGGGCAATATGCCAATGAGGGTCAAAGCATCGACAACGGTGTTCGTTTGATCGTCGAGCAACAAAATGCCAAAGGTGGCGTTTTAGGTAAAAAGATCGAAGTGGTCACCTGCGATGACCAAGGTGCAGCGCAACAAGCGGCAATTTGTGCGAAAAAATTGGTGAATGAAGGCGTTAAAGCGGTCATTGGCTCCTACACATCTGGCGCAACCGAAGCGGCTCAAACGACCTATTTTAGAGCAGGAGTGCTTCAAACCAGCGATGGCACGAGTGATTCACTGATTGTACACAAATACTGGACATTTTTTAGAAATTCATTCCCCAACAGTGCTGAAGCCGAATACACCGCAAAATACTTTGTGGACGGAAAACAGTACAAAAAAATCGTGGTTCTCTCCGACTACTCAAGCTACTCAACCGACTTAGCGGACGCAACAGTGAAAGCGCTTAAAGCGAAAAATGCCAACATTATTTATGAAGGTAAAATCAAATCAGGCACTCAAAACTTTACCGCAACACTGACCAAAATCAAATCCATGAACCCAGATGTGATCTACTTTAGCGGTTACTACACCGATGGCGGACTATTACGTGCGCAACAAATGCAACTCGGCATCAAAGCAGACTTCGTGGGCGGCGACTCTAATGACAATCCAGACTACATGAAACTTGCAGGCGATAGTGCCAAAGGAACACTGCTGATCAATGTTCCAACCCCTGGCATCTTACCGTACGACATCGCCAAAACGTTTTTAGTTGACTACAAAGCAAAATTCAACATGGCGCCAGCATCCATTTGGTCACTGATGAATGTGGATGGACTTCGCGCGATTTTACATGTCATGGAGCAAAGCAAATCAGACGATACGAAAGTGATCGCTGAGGGCTTGCATGCACTCAAAGATTTCCCAGGTATCACAGGTCCTGTGACCTTTAGAGAAGATGGCGAGCGCATCGGTGGTGGTTACATGACCTATGAAGTTCAAGCGGATAAAAGCTATAAGATCGTTTACCAATAA
- a CDS encoding SDR family oxidoreductase, which produces MSKIVLITGATSGFGEATAEKFAKAGYKVIVTGRRKERLEALKNRLSTCDILPLCFDVTNKKEVFSAIASLPSEYKNIDILVNNAGLALGLEHANEASLDDWEQMIDTNIKGLLYVTKAVLPVMVERKTGYIFNLGSTAGSWPYEGGNVYGATKAFVKQFSLNLRTDLKGTHVRVTNVEPGFSLTEFSDVRFKGDKEKADSVYKNTTPLLKEDIANAIFSLAELPEHVNVNRIEIMPTVQSYAGLSVERNN; this is translated from the coding sequence ATGTCAAAAATCGTCTTGATTACGGGAGCAACTTCTGGCTTTGGAGAAGCAACCGCTGAGAAATTTGCGAAAGCTGGCTATAAAGTCATCGTTACAGGTCGTCGCAAAGAGCGACTTGAGGCGCTGAAAAATCGTTTATCTACCTGCGACATTTTGCCACTGTGTTTTGATGTCACCAACAAAAAAGAGGTATTTAGCGCGATCGCGTCCCTTCCTAGTGAATACAAAAACATTGATATTTTGGTCAATAATGCGGGTCTTGCGTTGGGTTTGGAACACGCGAATGAAGCGAGCTTGGATGATTGGGAGCAGATGATCGACACCAATATCAAAGGCTTGCTCTACGTGACCAAAGCCGTCCTTCCTGTGATGGTTGAGCGCAAAACGGGGTATATCTTTAACCTTGGCTCCACCGCAGGAAGCTGGCCGTACGAGGGTGGCAATGTCTATGGCGCGACAAAAGCGTTTGTTAAACAGTTTTCACTCAACCTTAGAACCGACCTTAAAGGTACGCACGTGCGTGTGACCAATGTTGAGCCAGGTTTTTCACTGACCGAATTTTCCGATGTACGGTTTAAAGGCGACAAAGAAAAAGCGGACTCTGTTTACAAAAACACGACACCGCTTTTGAAAGAAGACATTGCCAATGCCATCTTTTCGCTTGCGGAGCTTCCAGAACACGTCAATGTTAACCGCATAGAAATCATGCCAACGGTTCAAAGCTACGCTGGACTTAGCGTCGAGCGCAACAACTAA
- a CDS encoding branched-chain amino acid ABC transporter permease, whose amino-acid sequence MMNKTSLIALVLLVFMGFFPLFVDSAWLAVGTTFLVFAVVALSQDIILGRAGVFHMGHAVFFGLGAYTTAILNVNFGLPILATWAPAVLVPMLVAFIMVAPIIHLRGDYLLVATIGFNIIFIQVLENDVFGLTGGPNGLFGIDVVRVLGYDFSSQTHMYYMAFILLGITLLIMRNLDKSKFGRAMFYIHKDEIAAQSMGINVRYFKLYAFILGAGIAGAAGSMFSVQYSAVSPEAFNVTQSIMFFTIVLVGGSASLPGVLIGTFIMFVLPEMFREFETARYLVFGIAMILTMILRPRGIWPVRFGNIPDFLKKKGVK is encoded by the coding sequence ATGATGAATAAAACCAGTCTAATAGCGTTAGTGCTACTTGTTTTTATGGGCTTTTTCCCTCTGTTTGTCGACTCGGCGTGGTTAGCTGTAGGTACCACTTTTTTGGTTTTTGCGGTCGTAGCACTCTCCCAAGACATCATTTTAGGGCGCGCGGGCGTGTTTCACATGGGGCATGCAGTCTTTTTTGGCTTGGGCGCTTACACGACCGCCATTTTAAATGTCAACTTTGGACTTCCCATCCTTGCGACGTGGGCGCCGGCGGTGTTGGTTCCCATGCTCGTTGCATTTATCATGGTGGCTCCGATTATTCACCTTCGAGGTGACTACTTGTTGGTGGCGACGATTGGCTTTAACATCATCTTTATTCAAGTGCTCGAAAACGATGTTTTTGGGCTGACAGGAGGGCCAAACGGTCTTTTTGGCATTGATGTTGTAAGAGTCTTGGGCTATGACTTCTCATCTCAAACGCACATGTACTATATGGCGTTTATCCTTTTGGGTATTACACTGTTGATTATGCGAAACCTTGATAAGAGCAAATTTGGGCGAGCGATGTTTTACATCCACAAAGATGAAATTGCCGCTCAGAGTATGGGTATTAATGTGCGTTACTTCAAGCTTTACGCGTTTATTTTAGGTGCTGGGATTGCGGGGGCGGCGGGAAGTATGTTTTCGGTTCAGTACTCTGCGGTCAGTCCTGAGGCGTTTAATGTCACGCAGTCCATTATGTTTTTTACGATCGTTTTAGTGGGTGGTTCGGCTTCACTTCCGGGTGTTTTGATCGGAACGTTCATCATGTTTGTACTTCCTGAAATGTTTCGAGAGTTTGAGACGGCGCGTTATTTGGTCTTTGGAATTGCGATGATTTTGACGATGATCTTACGCCCTCGTGGCATTTGGCCGGTGCGTTTTGGCAACATCCCAGACTTCCTTAAAAAGAAGGGGGTCAAATGA
- a CDS encoding ABC transporter ATP-binding protein, giving the protein MSEKLLEVKSLHVNYGAIEAIKGIDLHVNKGEVVTILGANGAGKTTTLRTISGLLKPSSGNIFFDGKEITQLPAHEIVSLGMSHSPEGRRVFGTLSVEENLMMGAYSLKTFDAPTLEWIYEILPRLHERKKQLAGTLSGGEQQMLAIGRAIMSKPTLLILDEPSLGLAPVLVKVIFKAIKEISKRGVTVLLVEQNAKAALKLAHRGYVLELGKITHSGSSEELLNSEMIQEAYLGKKKEA; this is encoded by the coding sequence ATGAGTGAAAAATTATTAGAAGTCAAAAGCTTACATGTAAACTACGGGGCGATTGAAGCGATCAAAGGCATTGATTTACATGTCAACAAAGGCGAGGTCGTGACGATCCTTGGTGCGAATGGCGCAGGGAAAACAACCACACTTCGCACGATCAGTGGGCTTTTGAAGCCGAGTTCTGGGAACATCTTTTTTGATGGCAAAGAGATCACACAGCTGCCTGCGCATGAGATCGTGAGTCTGGGTATGAGTCATTCGCCCGAAGGCAGGCGTGTGTTTGGCACGCTCAGTGTCGAAGAGAACTTGATGATGGGCGCGTACAGTCTTAAAACGTTTGATGCGCCGACATTGGAATGGATTTATGAAATTTTACCACGTTTACACGAGCGCAAAAAACAGTTGGCAGGCACACTCAGTGGTGGTGAACAGCAGATGTTGGCGATTGGGCGAGCGATTATGAGCAAACCCACACTTTTGATCTTGGATGAACCTAGCCTTGGACTGGCACCCGTGTTGGTTAAGGTGATTTTTAAGGCGATTAAAGAGATCAGTAAACGTGGTGTTACCGTGCTTTTGGTCGAGCAAAATGCGAAAGCGGCACTCAAACTCGCCCATCGTGGTTATGTTTTGGAGTTGGGAAAAATAACCCACAGCGGAAGCAGTGAGGAGCTCCTCAATTCAGAAATGATACAAGAGGCGTACTTGGGCAAGAAAAAAGAGGCGTAA
- a CDS encoding YaaA family protein, which produces MKILFSPSETKRELATHGKLEKSSLIFPYLYEKRLQVLENYQALLQTQDIPTLQQLFGIKDTQKILTQASKTIFDALTCKAILRYSGIAYDHLRFETLTENAHAYIEANVMIFSNLFGPLLAGDLIPEYKLQQGESLAGFKTEAFYKEHFSDAIDAWIGDECVLDLRAGFYEKFYTLKRPYITMKFLKKGKVVSHFAKAYRGQVLREIALHQPKDEKELSAIAFTNLRIKEILEQKLKREYVFEIIA; this is translated from the coding sequence ATGAAAATATTATTCTCCCCGAGTGAGACCAAAAGGGAACTTGCGACTCATGGAAAACTTGAAAAATCGAGTTTGATCTTTCCTTATTTATATGAAAAACGCCTGCAGGTTTTAGAAAACTACCAAGCCCTTTTGCAGACCCAAGACATTCCAACATTGCAACAGCTTTTTGGCATAAAAGACACGCAGAAAATCTTAACGCAAGCGAGTAAAACTATTTTTGACGCGCTTACATGTAAAGCCATTCTTCGCTACAGCGGCATTGCCTACGATCATCTTCGTTTTGAAACACTCACTGAAAATGCACACGCCTATATTGAAGCCAATGTCATGATCTTCTCCAACCTTTTTGGCCCTCTCTTGGCGGGCGATCTGATCCCTGAATACAAACTCCAACAAGGCGAAAGTTTGGCTGGGTTTAAAACGGAAGCTTTTTACAAAGAGCATTTTAGCGATGCCATCGATGCGTGGATAGGCGATGAATGCGTGCTGGATCTGCGTGCTGGCTTTTACGAAAAGTTTTACACCTTGAAACGTCCTTACATTACTATGAAGTTTCTCAAAAAGGGAAAAGTCGTGAGCCATTTTGCCAAAGCGTACCGTGGGCAAGTGTTACGCGAAATCGCCCTTCATCAACCCAAAGACGAAAAAGAGCTGAGCGCCATTGCATTTACAAACCTGCGTATCAAAGAGATTTTGGAGCAAAAACTCAAGCGCGAATACGTTTTTGAGATTATTGCGTGA
- a CDS encoding branched-chain amino acid ABC transporter permease, giving the protein MDIFLQQMVNGLTIGSLYALVALGYTMVYGVMRLINFAHGDLVAFSAFIGLSVYAQIFGESITSLVAVITVFVFTAAIVAFVGVLLERLAYRPLRTAPRLSAVVSALGAGLVIQNSVMLIWGPNMKIFPSNLFPSTIWEIGGIVITFTQVMILGVSSLLMVGLYFFIHQTKIGTAIRAVAIDQDAAKLMGINVNRIIMIIFIIGSALGAVAGLFIGTYYRGITFDMGWMYGLNAFVAAIMGGIGNIPGAMLGGLLLGLFNAMITGYISTQWAETFTFVLLIGILVLRPTGILGETVAEKV; this is encoded by the coding sequence ATGGATATTTTCTTACAACAAATGGTCAATGGTCTGACCATCGGAAGCCTCTACGCACTCGTAGCTCTGGGGTATACGATGGTGTATGGCGTGATGCGACTGATCAACTTTGCGCACGGTGACCTCGTTGCTTTTTCAGCATTTATCGGCTTAAGCGTGTATGCCCAAATTTTTGGTGAGAGTATTACCTCTTTGGTAGCGGTCATTACGGTTTTTGTCTTCACGGCGGCTATTGTTGCTTTTGTGGGTGTGCTTCTTGAGCGTCTTGCATACAGACCTTTACGAACGGCACCACGGTTGAGCGCAGTGGTTTCAGCTCTTGGTGCAGGGCTTGTGATTCAAAATTCGGTGATGCTGATTTGGGGACCCAATATGAAAATATTTCCTTCCAATCTTTTTCCTTCAACGATTTGGGAAATCGGTGGCATCGTCATTACCTTTACGCAAGTGATGATTTTAGGCGTTTCATCGCTCTTAATGGTAGGGCTTTATTTTTTCATTCACCAAACCAAAATTGGCACCGCGATTCGAGCGGTAGCGATTGACCAAGACGCGGCAAAACTGATGGGCATCAATGTCAACCGCATTATTATGATTATTTTCATCATTGGCTCTGCATTAGGTGCTGTGGCGGGATTGTTTATCGGAACCTATTACCGTGGCATTACCTTCGATATGGGCTGGATGTACGGGCTTAATGCTTTTGTGGCGGCGATCATGGGAGGCATTGGCAATATTCCAGGAGCGATGCTTGGAGGGCTTCTTTTAGGACTCTTTAACGCGATGATTACAGGCTACATCTCGACGCAATGGGCGGAAACGTTTACGTTTGTGTTGCTCATCGGCATTTTGGTGTTGAGACCCACAGGCATCTTGGGCGAAACCGTGGCGGAGAAAGTATGA
- a CDS encoding bifunctional proline dehydrogenase/L-glutamate gamma-semialdehyde dehydrogenase, which translates to MLKNEIIIERAIALAEKWQNRATELVSDFDKKFHIKMNKMLSHPKDKVFLIELMDQSFRSKNPARVANQIEYLFAKYEMASFFTTSERFLVFLFRNAGIYLPQISIPLFISNIREDTKTVVLKGEDDVLNAHLIKRKREGTRINLNLIGEVVLGEEEAEERIEKYLKVLENPNVDYISIKISTLFSQINALAYEETVEELVKRLSRIYAQAKKYSFTNAKGEQTNKFINLDMEEYRDLGLTFSAFTQTLDLPEFQDFRAGIVLQAYLPDSHLWQQKLIAWAKQRVEKGGVPIKMRLVKGANMEMEETEAGLRHWELVTHTRKIDTDSNYKVMGEFALRPEHAQYVNLGMASHNLFELAHGYELSREYGTTEFFSMEMLEGMSESARLAIKEISGEVILYAPTAKKEQFTNAIAYLVRRLDENTGEENFIRYSFGLTVGSPAWESQKQKFIDAFENTQNLFIGAKRNQNRLSEQWENYEGGSFFRGEYHGEADTDFILPPNKEWAKTIRAKWQKKVGDEVGIAPIVVGGEAIVDRDIKTVIDKSQLKEGVVCGKYALATKEDLQKAVEIATKDVDGWRNLSASERQKVLGQVANKMRAKRGDLIGVAAAEVGKVFFETDVEVSEAIDFLEFYGYSARYFEEFKNLTCKGKGVGVVTPPWNFPIAIPVGGISAALAAGNCVIIKPASAAALCAYELCQCFWEAGVSKNILQFVPCAGSLAGEYLVQNEKVDFVILTGGEETAYTMLKSRPNLFLSAETGGKDATIVTAMSDREQAIKNVVHSAFSNSGQKCSATSLLVLEEEVYNDPHFKKGLVDAAQSLHVGSVWDFANRLGTLANSVSGALKQALESLEEGESWALAPMYADENEYMLKPSIKWGVKEGSFCHKTELFGPVLSVMCAKDLKHAIAIVNATGYGLTSGIESLDEREVAYWRKHLKAGNLYINRGTTGAIVLRQPFGGFGKSAVGSGRKAGIHNYITQFMEIEDVAEPLLKHSPPHAFIHLIHGWKDGCDKGLYAGFKADFEKLSLAVGSYVENVEVTFSQEQDFAKVRGEDNLFKYLPLKRIALRVSQDDGLFDVMSRIMASIIAQTSLHVSIDFGAQSSVISFLYENQGMLFGKNDTIEREDEATFVKCFETTDKIFYANAARISPFVYEAAAKKAKCIVRAKPLMEGRVELLHYFAEQSISHSYHRYGNLGARGIKK; encoded by the coding sequence ATGCTAAAGAATGAAATAATCATCGAACGTGCCATCGCATTGGCAGAAAAATGGCAAAATCGCGCTACCGAGTTGGTCAGCGATTTTGATAAAAAATTCCACATCAAAATGAACAAAATGCTCAGCCATCCTAAAGATAAAGTCTTTTTGATCGAGCTGATGGATCAGAGTTTTAGAAGTAAAAATCCCGCACGCGTTGCCAATCAGATCGAGTATCTTTTCGCCAAATACGAAATGGCATCATTTTTCACGACCTCCGAGCGCTTTTTGGTCTTTTTATTTCGCAATGCAGGCATTTACTTGCCGCAAATTTCCATCCCACTTTTTATCAGCAATATCCGAGAAGACACTAAAACTGTGGTGCTCAAAGGTGAAGACGATGTGCTCAATGCTCATTTGATCAAACGCAAACGTGAGGGCACACGCATCAATCTTAATCTCATTGGCGAAGTCGTTTTAGGCGAAGAAGAAGCGGAAGAGCGCATTGAAAAATACCTCAAAGTGCTTGAAAACCCCAATGTGGATTACATCTCCATCAAAATCTCAACGCTCTTTTCGCAGATCAATGCGCTTGCTTACGAAGAGACGGTGGAAGAGCTCGTGAAACGCTTAAGTCGCATCTACGCACAAGCGAAAAAATACAGCTTTACCAATGCCAAAGGTGAGCAAACGAACAAATTTATCAACCTTGATATGGAAGAGTACCGCGATCTTGGCTTGACGTTTAGCGCGTTTACCCAAACGCTTGATCTTCCAGAATTTCAAGATTTTCGTGCAGGCATCGTGCTTCAAGCGTATCTGCCTGATTCGCATTTGTGGCAACAAAAGCTTATCGCATGGGCAAAACAACGGGTTGAAAAGGGCGGTGTGCCGATTAAAATGCGCTTGGTGAAGGGTGCCAATATGGAGATGGAAGAGACCGAAGCAGGGCTTCGTCACTGGGAACTCGTCACACACACGCGTAAAATCGACACCGATAGCAACTATAAAGTGATGGGTGAATTTGCCTTGCGCCCTGAACATGCCCAGTATGTCAACCTCGGTATGGCATCGCACAATCTCTTTGAATTGGCGCATGGGTATGAGCTTTCACGTGAGTACGGCACCACCGAATTTTTCAGCATGGAGATGTTGGAAGGCATGAGCGAATCGGCACGCCTTGCGATCAAAGAGATCAGTGGCGAGGTGATTTTGTACGCTCCCACAGCAAAAAAAGAGCAGTTTACCAACGCGATTGCTTATCTGGTTAGACGTCTGGATGAAAATACGGGTGAGGAGAATTTTATCCGTTACTCGTTTGGTCTTACCGTGGGAAGCCCTGCATGGGAGAGTCAAAAACAGAAATTTATCGACGCGTTTGAGAACACACAAAACCTTTTCATTGGCGCAAAACGCAACCAAAACAGGCTGAGCGAGCAATGGGAAAACTACGAAGGCGGAAGCTTCTTTAGGGGCGAATACCATGGCGAAGCTGATACTGATTTTATCTTGCCACCGAATAAAGAGTGGGCAAAAACGATTCGCGCCAAATGGCAGAAAAAAGTGGGCGATGAGGTTGGCATCGCGCCCATTGTCGTTGGCGGCGAGGCGATTGTGGATCGAGACATAAAAACCGTCATCGACAAATCCCAACTTAAAGAGGGTGTGGTGTGCGGTAAATACGCACTTGCCACCAAAGAAGATTTACAAAAAGCGGTTGAAATTGCCACTAAAGACGTCGATGGTTGGAGAAACCTCAGTGCGAGCGAGCGCCAAAAGGTGCTTGGGCAAGTAGCGAATAAGATGCGCGCCAAACGAGGTGATCTGATCGGGGTTGCCGCGGCGGAAGTAGGAAAAGTCTTTTTTGAAACCGACGTGGAAGTCAGCGAAGCGATCGACTTTTTAGAGTTTTACGGCTACAGTGCACGCTATTTTGAGGAGTTTAAAAACCTTACATGTAAAGGCAAAGGTGTTGGCGTTGTGACACCTCCGTGGAACTTTCCGATCGCGATTCCCGTCGGAGGCATCAGTGCTGCGTTAGCGGCAGGAAATTGCGTGATCATCAAACCTGCCAGTGCGGCTGCGTTATGTGCATATGAGCTCTGCCAATGCTTTTGGGAAGCAGGGGTGAGTAAAAATATCCTTCAATTTGTGCCGTGCGCAGGAAGTTTGGCGGGGGAATACCTTGTTCAAAATGAGAAAGTTGATTTTGTCATCTTAACGGGCGGTGAAGAGACGGCGTATACCATGCTCAAAAGTCGTCCAAATCTCTTTTTAAGCGCTGAAACGGGTGGCAAAGATGCGACCATTGTGACCGCGATGAGCGACCGCGAACAGGCGATCAAAAACGTGGTTCACTCTGCCTTTTCCAACAGTGGTCAAAAATGCTCTGCAACCTCACTTTTGGTCTTGGAAGAGGAAGTTTACAACGATCCACACTTTAAAAAAGGACTTGTCGATGCGGCACAGAGTTTACATGTAGGCTCCGTGTGGGACTTTGCCAATCGCCTAGGAACCCTTGCCAATTCCGTCAGTGGCGCGCTGAAACAAGCCCTTGAGAGCCTTGAAGAGGGTGAGAGTTGGGCATTAGCGCCAATGTATGCCGATGAAAACGAGTACATGCTCAAACCTAGCATCAAATGGGGTGTCAAAGAGGGCAGTTTTTGCCATAAAACGGAGCTGTTTGGTCCTGTACTTTCGGTGATGTGCGCGAAAGATTTGAAGCATGCCATTGCGATCGTCAATGCGACAGGCTATGGGCTGACGTCGGGCATTGAGTCACTTGATGAGCGCGAAGTGGCGTATTGGAGGAAGCATCTCAAAGCGGGCAACCTCTACATCAATCGCGGAACAACAGGTGCGATCGTGCTGCGTCAACCATTTGGTGGCTTTGGAAAATCCGCCGTGGGTTCAGGCAGAAAAGCGGGCATTCACAACTACATTACGCAGTTTATGGAGATCGAAGATGTGGCTGAACCTCTCCTCAAGCATTCCCCTCCACACGCGTTTATTCATCTGATTCATGGTTGGAAAGATGGCTGCGATAAAGGATTGTACGCAGGATTTAAGGCTGATTTTGAGAAATTAAGTTTGGCGGTTGGCAGTTACGTTGAAAATGTCGAAGTGACGTTTAGCCAAGAGCAAGACTTTGCAAAGGTGCGAGGTGAAGACAATCTGTTTAAATATCTCCCGCTCAAACGCATCGCACTTCGCGTCAGCCAAGACGATGGACTTTTTGATGTCATGAGCCGCATTATGGCTTCCATCATCGCTCAAACCTCTTTACATGTAAGCATTGACTTTGGCGCTCAAAGCAGTGTCATCTCATTTTTATATGAAAATCAAGGCATGCTGTTTGGGAAAAATGACACGATAGAACGCGAAGATGAAGCTACATTTGTCAAATGCTTTGAGACCACCGATAAGATTTTCTACGCAAACGCTGCACGCATCTCGCCTTTTGTCTATGAAGCAGCCGCCAAAAAAGCGAAGTGCATTGTCAGAGCAAAACCACTGATGGAAGGGCGCGTGGAGTTGTTGCACTATTTTGCAGAACAGAGCATTTCACACAGTTATCATCGTTATGGGAATCTTGGAGCGAGGGGAATTAAAAAGTAA